DNA sequence from the Caulobacter segnis genome:
ATCGTGCGCGAGGGCCCCGGCGCCGTGACCTTGCGATCGGTCATCAAGGAGGCCGGCGCCGCTCACGGTTCGGTGCTCTACTATTTCGGATCGCGCGAGGAGATGGTCCACGCCGCCCTTCGCCAGGTCGCCGACAAGAACATCGCAGCCCTTGCAGCCGCATGGTCCTCGTTCGACGCGGCAGGTGCTGATCCAGCCAGACTGGCGGCGCTGATCGCCCGTCACTCCATGCGGCAGATGATCGAGGACCGCGCCATGGGCGTGACGATCCTCGAGCTTCATCTTGCCGCCGCGCGCGACGCCAGCCTCGCCCCTGCGCTTCGCGATTGGGGACGGGCCTACGCTCTAATCGCCCAGCAAACCTTCGTCGCGCTCGGGTCCAAAGCGCCCGAAATGGACGCGGCAATGCTGACCAACTTGATCAATGGTCTGGTTCTGCGCGAGCTTTCGCTGCCCCGATCCGATTTCGAGGCCGAAGTGCTCGAACCGTCGATCCGGCGTCTGCTTTGGGCGGTGGCTCACGGCGGGTGATCAGCGCGCCAAGACAATCACGGGACGGAGCCCGATCAGGTTTCGTCGTTTTTGCGAAGCGTGTCGAAGAGATCGGCGGCGTACCTTCGGACATGCCGCTCGTCCCGTGTGGGACGATGGTCCCACGGGACCGTCGGCGAGGTGCTACGCGTTTCGTCCTCTTCCCAACCAGCAAGTTCGGTCTTCACGCCGTTCATGGGTCCGCGCAACTCGATGCTCAGCACAGTCTCACATATGCGAAGGTTGTGTCTGAGCAGTTCGAGGTCATCGCGGCGACGACAATCGCGGATGCGATCGCCCATATCCGAAGCCCAGCCATAGGCGACATGGCTCAAAGCTTCACGGTCGGCATCACTTGGCTGTCGCTCCAGTTCGATCAGGGCGACCACATCGGCCGGCTCGAAGGTGTAGTGGGTCTGGCGAACAAGGGCCGACCAGAGTTCGCGCCATTGTTCGCGGGTTACGAGACCATCGAACTGGGGCGTTTTGAGCAGATGCAGCACGTGCAGCGCGGCGGGGAAATCTGGCCCGTTGCTAGCCCAAATCGCCTTGGTCTGCTCGGCGACGTTAGGGACCTGAGCCTTCAGTTCAGCGAGATCAAACCTCACGGCCAGCTCGGCGGCGAGCGCCAGCCGCTCCTCAATTCCAGGAAGCCACTGAATCTCGAGCAGTCCATCC
Encoded proteins:
- a CDS encoding TetR/AcrR family transcriptional regulator — encoded protein: MNDKAQATSAKTGIDLTTRGARRREELLEATLRIIVREGPGAVTLRSVIKEAGAAHGSVLYYFGSREEMVHAALRQVADKNIAALAAAWSSFDAAGADPARLAALIARHSMRQMIEDRAMGVTILELHLAAARDASLAPALRDWGRAYALIAQQTFVALGSKAPEMDAAMLTNLINGLVLRELSLPRSDFEAEVLEPSIRRLLWAVAHGG